A window from Diachasmimorpha longicaudata isolate KC_UGA_2023 chromosome 5, iyDiaLong2, whole genome shotgun sequence encodes these proteins:
- the LOC135162644 gene encoding uncharacterized protein LOC135162644 has protein sequence MALTREGTYDWAVTLIRSYLSIFGLWIDPNSSSLRRKCSYIPICFLNCYLFICVIIPEMWALYRIRRDMELVIGNLMVSLTFYLSIFKTFFLLYKREALRQLFTKIEEDWKANMSKNERRILTKHWKLIRYISLSAFIIAIIVSVTYHSTVYFNFVVRVLTNLTDTIPGRPLVFSSVYPFDTQPSPRYELLLFVEQLEGTIACITAIIPDVLYAAFVFHTCGELEILSSRIERISKNMPENFNQFLKSSVTHHLRIIKFVDNIDSLFNGLILLLIVYFTLVFCSQAFMAMTVTLRSDNKDEMILKFIFFICYTGYLMFLIFLYCWASETLSMKSEDIHNAAYNCNWIDLAPNRAILLRMICLRSQKPLGITAGKFLPVTLNTYAKVQLSLLQISIFKRHNILYLSFIRKGKVFSFTSFEVTNYKSLILGEKVFFQTTSREGTYDWAVGLLRSCLSMCGLWIYPNSSALQIMCSYIPICLVNFYLFICVVIPQMWALYRIRKDMELVAGNLMVSLTFCLSIFKTFFLLFRRQVLTKFFKRIEEDWQSHMTENERDILTRRWKLIQNVSIAAFIIAVAVPVIHNSCVYFNFAVRVLTNHTDKIPGRHLAFSSVYPFNFQSSPRYELMVFSEQVEAILTCTTSIIPDILYATFVFHICGQLEILSSRIEEIDKNTMKNFTKFLKSSVAHHLRIIKFVKNVDNLFNLFILLLVLHFTIVFCAQAFLAMAVTAQGGKKDEIILKFLFFSCYTSYLMFLTFLYCWASETLSTKSEGIQNAAFNCDWINLPPSKAILLRMICLRSQKPLTVTAGKFLPVTLNTYAKLIRTCGGYISMLRALNN, from the exons ATGGCTCTAACCAGGGAGGGAACCTATGACTGGGCGGTCACGCTAATACGTTCATATCTGTCAATTTTCGGCCTCTGGATAGATCCAAACAGTTCATCATTAAGAAGAAAATGTTCATATATACCAATTTGTTTTcttaattgttatttatttatatgtgTCATTATTCCGGAGATGTGGGCACTGTACAGGATTCGTAGGGATATGGAATTGGTCATCGGTAACCTGATGGTTTCTTTGACTTTTTACCTGTCCATTTTCAAAACATTCTTCCTGCTCTACAAAAGAGAAG CATTGAGACAACTCTTCACTAAAATTGAGGAAGATTGGAAGGCAAACATGTCGAAGAATGAGAGAAGAATATTGACCAAACATTGGAAATTGATAAGATACATTTCCCTTTCTGCTTTTATTATTGCTATAATTGTGTCGGTGACGTATCATTCCACGGTGTATTTCAATTTTGTGGTGCGAGTTTTAACAAATTTAACAGATACTATTCCCGGGAGACCTTTAGTATTTTCCAGTGTTTATCCTTTTGATACTCAACCCTCACCTCGATACGAACTTTTGCTATTCGTTGAACAACTTGAAGGTACTATTGCTTGTATTACGGCCATTATACCTGATGTTCTCTATGCTGCATTTGTATTCCATACTTGTGGTGAATTAGAGATACTTTCCAGTCGAATTGAGAGAATCAGTAAAAATATgcctgaaaatttcaatcagttCTTGAAATCGTCCGTTACTCATCATCTTCGAATAATAAA ATTTGTGGACAATATTGATAGTTTGTTCAACGGATTGATATTATTACTTATCGTCTATTTTACCCTTGTCTTTTGTTCACAAGCATTTATGGCAATGACTGTAACGCTTCGAAGTGATAACAAAGATGAAATGATTttgaaattcatatttttcatctgtTACACTGGTTATTTAATGTTTTTAATATTCCTCTACTGTTGGGCAAGTGAAACTCTCTCCATGAAA AGTGAAGATATTCACAATGCAGCTTATAATTGCAATTGGATTGACCTTGCACCAAATAGAGCAATTTTACTTCGCATGATTTGCCTTCGATCACAAAAGCCTCTTGGAATTACAGCTGGAAAATTTCTCCCTGTGACTCTGAACACATACGCTAAGGTGCAGTTATCATTACTACAAATTTCCATATTTAAAAGACACAACATTCTCTATTTGTCGTTTATTAGAAAAGGAAAAGTCTTCTCGTTTACAAGTTTCGAAGTTACAAATTACAAGTCACTTATATTAGGTGAAAAGGTGTTCTTCCAAACAACCT CCAGAGAGGGAACCTACGACTGGGCGGTGGGGTTACTACGCTCGTGTCTATCAATGTGCGGCCTATGGATATATCCGAACAGTTCAGCGTTACAAATAATGTGTTCTTATATACCCATTTGTttggtaaatttttatttgttcatatGTGTCGTAATACCACAAATGTGGGCATTATACAGAATTCGTAAAGATATGGAACTGGTGGCTGGTAATCTCATGGTTTCCTTGACATTTTGCCTGTCGAtattcaaaacattttttctgctCTTTAGAAGGCAAG TTTTAACAAAATTCTTCAAGAGAATTGAAGAAGATTGGCAATCTCACATGACCGAGAATGAAAGGGACATATTAACTAGACGTTGGAAACTCATTCAGAACGTGTCAATTGCGGCCTTTATTATCGCAGTTGCTGTACCTGTTATCCACAATTCTTGTGTGTATTTCAATTTCGCGGTGCGAGTGTTAACAAATCACACAGATAAAATTCCGGGGAGACACTTGGCGTTCTCCAGTGTATatccatttaattttcaatcatcGCCTCGATATGAACTCATGGTATTTTCTGAACAAGTGGAAGCTATTCTCACTTGCACAACATCCATTATTCCTGATATTCTGTACGCTACATTTGTGTTCCATATTTGTGGTCAACTGGAGATATTGTCTAGCAGAATCGAAGAAATAGATAAaaatacgatgaaaaattttacgaaatttttaaaatcctcAGTGGCTCACCATCTTCGAATAATCAA ATTTGTGAAAAACGTAGATAACTTATTCAATCTATTCATATTACTACTTGTTCTTCATTTCACAATAGTTTTTTGTGCACAAGCATTCTTGGCAATGGCAGTGACAGCTCAAGGTGGTAAAaaagatgaaataattttgaaatttttatttttctcgtgCTATACCAGCTATTTGATGTTCTTAACATTTCTCTATTGTTGGGCAAGTGAAACACTCTCGACGAAA AGTGAAGGAATTCAGAATGCAGCGTTCAATTGTGACTGGATTAATTTGCCACCTAGTAAAGCAATATTACTACGCATGATTTGTCTCCGTTCGCAAAAGCCTCTTACAGTTACcgctggaaaatttttacccGTTACTCTCAATACATATGCAAAG CTCATAAGAACATGTGGAGGCTACATATCAATGCTCCGTGctttaaataattaa